CTCACACATTTATAATGTGAACGTATATATAAAAGACTTAGCATCATTATCaccacccaccccccccccccccccccccccaaaaaaaaaaaaaaaaaaactttgcatTCATGTCATTCATACTGTATTTATGTTGAGTATTCTTTAGTAAATTAAAAGATAAGTCCTTACCCCAAGAAGTTAAGAAgctgtttaaaataaaatggtaagtCTCAAAAGGTGTTGCCTATGGCCAAAAATGTTCAttgaaaatcaaagagagagagagagagagagagagagagagagagagagaggggacaAAATTATAGGACCAAgtatcaaactttaaaaaaccctaaaagaaaaactttaacTTTCTCTTGCGGTTGAAGACAAATGAAAAGGAACAAACAAACCatagaaaaagagagagctaGATAAAGAAGGAATGCaggaaaagaaatgaaactTAATTACAATTACCCTTCCCTTGAATTTGGAACTTTCTAAATTCTCAAAGCTTTCAATATTGTAATAGCATAGAAAAGTAAGCTACTCAACTCAGCAGAATATATATAGAAACTACTCAATAAGCCAACAGAATTTTCAAGAACTTACATATAAcccaaatataaataaataaaaaagaaagaggaactTACATTATAACCAATACAGAAGCCATAATAAGCTAGTCTATAACTTATAACATAAGATATAACATATAAACTCATGGTTTGGAAATCTTGGAAAGAGTTTGCAAAACATCTACTTGCAACCTCAAATGTAGTATGTAATCTGCAGTCCTAAGAAAAAGCCGATCCGGGTTCAAGCCTTCCCCGCCTGGAA
This genomic stretch from Quercus lobata isolate SW786 chromosome 3, ValleyOak3.0 Primary Assembly, whole genome shotgun sequence harbors:
- the LOC115982081 gene encoding transcription factor PAR1-like, translating into MCSNGCKEFAKVKCRRRRRQAARGAVKMKVKKLQRLVPGGEGLNPDRLFLRTADYILHLRLQVDVLQTLSKISKP